The Dermacentor andersoni chromosome 1, qqDerAnde1_hic_scaffold, whole genome shotgun sequence genomic interval TGTCAAATTTACCTTTACtatcattactctaaattaccattactaccattactccaATGTAATAAAGCGTTGCACAAGCCCCTCAGCAGTTTTAGTGGTGGTTTTGAAGAACTtagctggacatccactttcgcagggacGAGATgacgagtcaattttttttctaagaaaacgtAATTAAGTAATTAAAACTATTTGACAGTGACAGTAGAGTTGCCATGGGTAAAAGATTAGGTTTTCGCATTGGTATCGCACGTCAATTTCCACCGACGTCTGGGAATAGAGAAACGAAACAGGGGGCCAACAGTACCATTGACGAAAGTAAAGTCACTGTGAGTATGGGGATTATAACTGCCCTGGGTCAGCATTACAAGCGGAAACAAGATGAACATGTGCCGAAGCAACAATCTACGCGCTTGCAAGTGCGCTGCGCACTACTCGTTGTATCGAACACCTGCGGCGTCAAAGCAATATTTTCGTGTTCGGTGACACATTCCAAGGTTGATGACTTGAATAACATGTTGCGACAGCTTGTTAGCGAGAACATTCATTCAGAGCAGGCTAAATTATCGAAAGAAAATACATTGACAACGAGGGACTAGTTCTACTGCATAGGCAATGCCGAAATCCTCTTTTTACCATGGCAGCTGTGACATCGATTTCGGTCTTGGACGCTCTAAAGGGCTTAGCACTCCTGGAAGCTTGTAATACCAGCGCCTGTTCGAATCGTCATGATGGTCCAAATGGAAACTGAGTTGGTGCTGTCGCTTGTAGATAACAGCTCAATAAACATCAGCTGCAGGCGAATTTAGCAGCAGCTGCTACTCGCATACTTGTGCTGGTATAGTGAACTCGTATACATGTATCGTACGCTATGTACATACGTGTATAAAATCCACCTATTCCTTACGTTTGTGCTATGCTTAAAAAAACGCATGGGTTCCAGATGCATCGCACATTGTACCGAAGCATCTTGCAGTTTTTATtctctattttattttttaaccctCCCCTTGTTTTCGTGGCCAGGTGAAAAGTGTTCAAAACATGCTGCCGTGTTCACAGCTGTGCTTTCGTCGCTCTATAATTCTTCAAAAgtacttcaataaagttttctaATATACTTATCCAGGGCTCGATAAGTTTCTTTAAGTTTTTGTAATTCTTACTGTCAGTATCTGAGCATATGAGCTCGATGCAGAGATCTCATAATACATTTGTGCACCCACACTGTTGCCTGAGTCTGCGTCGTGCACCGCCTAAGAATGACACGTAGATCCTGTATGGTCGCTACTGGCTTGCGGTGACGTGCTTTCCGGAATATTATAAAGGCTCTAATCTGCCGAAGAGCCCCAGCGGAAGCAGCCCGAATATGAGCAGTCAGCTCCAACACACCAGCGGGAAGGGTCACATTCGAGCGATCAGCCTAAAGAAAGAACAATGAGCGTAACCAGTTCCCAGGAATGCAATTATGTTTTCTTTCTAACTTACCTGTTTTCCCTGTAATTATATAAAGGCCTGCTTCGTGATCACGTGAGTAAACAAAATTGGTCAGTTATGCGAAGGCGAGTTGGGATTCTGACCAACTCGTTATCACTTCCGGAAGTTTGTCAAGAGAAAGTTCTGCTGCTTATTTCACGTAGATGGTATCCCCATTACGTGGGGTCTCGTATAGTGACTTGTTCTGCCTGAATATTTCGCTGTTATCTCGGCTGAGCATCTGAGGCGGCCTCTCTCTAATCACGAAGTCGCAAGTCGGTTTTTCCAGCGACGAAGCCGAATTGCAACAGAAAATATATCCTATACTGGGTCCTCCGCAACTAACAGCGTGCCTCGGAGCGTGATAAATTCTTAATTCAAACGCGAGCCCGCTCTTTCTCAGCGTGAAAGTGGGCTCAAATATCGATGTTGGAGGAATGTGTGAGACGAAATGTGTTTCAGCGCCGAAAAATGTTACGCAACCGTGTCGGCACGCAATTGAGCCAGACAGAGAAGCAAGGATGGGCTTCGTCCCGCAGCGTCGAACAATGCTTGCATGGTGGCCTGCGCGGTCGGCTGGGAAGTAGGCCACGCGGATGCATGGGCACCGAACGACGTTGCGAAATGCCAGCGGCGGTTGCGACGCGTTCGCGGTGGTTCACGCACGAGCCCCTTCGATGCGCAGCCTCCATGCAACGAGTCATTACTAGAGTTTATAGTGCCTAAATATATTCCCACCAGTTTGTAGTCCACTTTATGAGAACATATACCTCGGGTGCGACGCTCTCGGAGGCATTCAACCTGGTACACTAAAATGAGGCCACTTCTCTCTGTGGGCGTTGACAGCAGTGCGAAAACGACTCCAGTTGTTATCGACAAATGCCGACGGTTTTAACAAAGCTGCGCTTAATTCGGAAAAGTGCTAGCTGCCGTAACGATTGGAATTAGTTGCTCGAGGCCAGAGCTCAGGCGATCTATTGCGCATAAGTCACGTGAGTGACGCGCGAGACTGAAACTTTTTCTGACGTGTTTACGCTTTTACAAGCGCGCTCCAATTCCGAGATCTTGCTTTAAGCTAGCGATCCGCGCATTCAAAGCCTCGCTGATGGCGGCCATCGGCCTGTGAAGCCGTCACCAGGAGGCAAAACTATGCCGCTTGGACTCCGCACGCGAAGCCGTCTGTTGCTGCCCTCTTCAGTCAAGGACCAGGCTCTTGTAGATAACACAGATATGCGATAAGTGCGGTTGAGGGAGCCCCAGGATTACGAGATTTCTGAAGCTCTTGCGACATGTGGACCGATTGTGTTGCGTAGAAACGCTGACAGTGGTTAAATAGACCATCCAGGCAAGACTCATCAGCAGTAGGCGCTGCGTGGCCGTAGATGCGTAGATTTAACAGCcagaaaataaaagaagatgAAAGTTGTGCAGGGCATCGGAATACTcaggtgtgcgtgcgtgctcggTGTGGCTCTCCATAGCATCCACAGCACATGCAGAATCAAACAAGAATTGCGCAGGCGATaagacgtttttcttttttttcccgcgctTTACAGCCTTATTCTTTTACGTAATGCTCGATCAGTCTAAATACGCGATTGAAGTACGCGAGTAATCGAAGAAAACAGAATGCCCGTAATTATCGCGCATATGGCCTGATTACAACTTCGTTCCCCACCTAATATTTATACGTTCGAGGAAGAGTCCTCGCCACCGCCAAAGTGGTATCCGGCCGGTTTTCGAGACATTCCAGCCGCAAGTCGCAAGAATGCAATTATTGAAAGAAGGTTCAAGCTCATTTATTTTCACAGGCACGGAACAACACTCACGATAGTAGATGTAGTAAGTTCCCCGCATGATGCGTCAGTCCGTACACAAAAGCCTTTGGAATGAAATCAGATAAAGTTTGTACATAGAGCGTTAAACAATTTGGCACGAGAAACATGTGGCCCTTATCACCGTGGCACGCTGTGCGCCATTCGAAAAAAGACGAGCAAAAACACAAATACGTGATGCCGTTAAGCGAACGGGCACACCACTGAACGAAGGAAAACAATCTATAATAGTGCACGTTGCTTTCATGCTACAGGTTTGTTGCTGCATAGCAAGAAACCTGCACCAAAGTTCTCTGATAATCGTTAAGATTGGCAGAGACTAGAAACAAAGGTTCATTAACCAGATACGccgcaaacgaaaaaaaagaaaaataaatgaccGCGAGCCGTACAGGTACACAGGACACAATCAGTATTTGATCACAAACACATAGAACACGAAATCAATAAACAAACAGCAACACAAATAATGTTACAAAGCACAAAATTGCATTGAATTTACGGCGTCGGTAGGCCTTATGACGCGGCGTTTACTCCAATGTTCTGTAACTTAAAAGGGGCATTTTATCACAGAAACACGTCACTGATCACCGACGATGTCACCTCCCGCGTCCACGTCTTCGTCATCGTCGCTAAGAGATGATCTCCGCGTGATCTTGCCTGCATTCCAGAACTTAAGCTTGGAAGCTCTGGAAAGAAAGCACTGCAGTCCATTGGCAGTCAGTCCGTGGCCGTGCCGTAGCCGCACTGTCTTGAGACTAGCGAACCCGTTGCGCTTGCACAGGGCTGCGGCCAACGAGTCCGTCAGCCCGGTGCAGCTGAAAAGCTCCAAGTGGCGGATGTTTTGGCAGTGCGACAGTAGAAGGTCGCAGGCCTCTCGCGGTACGGCGCGACCAACGCGAGGCCGGAGCCTCAGCTCCCTCAGGTTCTGGAACGGCCTCGCCGCGGCCATCCTTGAGCTCACCGTAGGGCTTGTGCAGCCCAGAAGGATGAACCAACGCAGTGACAAGGATTCTAGATCGGGGCACATGATGTCAGTCCTCGCAAGGTCAACAACGTCGAAGTGTTCGAGCCCAAGGCGTAACAGCCGCTTCCCACATAAAGCCAGCAGTGGTAGCACGTCGTCGGTGTAGGAAGATGGTATTGTTTGACTGTTCCTGAGTTCCAGCGAACGCAGGCGCTTCAACTTAGCCAATTCCCTCACGTTCATGTCCTCTTGTACGTGCAGTACGACTTCTTCCAAGCCTGGAAACCATGCGACCAGCCTTTCAACGCTTCCTGATCCCATGGATTGGCCACTTTGCAGCGCGTGGACACGGCTGAGTCTCCGTACCCACCATTCCCGACTGCCCGTGCTGGCCCTAACATCTAGACTGTCCAGCACTGCCTCGAGGTAGACGCAACGTATTATTTGCAGGTTAGGAAACGTCTCGATCAGACTGATCACGCCTTCGCCGTTCACGGACGATGGCAAACGGACTTCCATGAGGCTGCGCTGGATCGACAGCCCTTCGCGTTGAACGATTTGGGCCACGGAAGCAATGTCCTCGGCGTTTATCGAATGATGCATTACCTCCAGACGCTGCAGTAATGGACATGACCTAACTAAAGCTTCCAAATTGTTCCTGTATATTTCCTGAATGCGCAGCACACGAAGGTTGCGGGCCGATGTGAGGAGGCGTTTGACAATTTCATCGCTCTCCGGCGAGTACATCCAGAGGCCCGAGACGGTCAGCTGGCAGAGGGAAGAGCCGTTTTCCTGCAGCAGGGCGAGAATGAACTGCAGGTCGGCAGTGCTGCAGTCATCGAGGCAGCTCAAGTCGAATGACTCCACACCACAGACCAGCAGCAACTCGGCTACGCGTCGCACGGCCGGGCTGCGTGCCTCGTCGTCCAGGATGCACTCCAGCAGGTCTTGCCTGACGTGCAGCGGGCATTCGGCGAACGGGTTGTCGGCGATGGGCGTAGCCGGGGTGCGGGGCTCGGACTCCTCGTCCAGGCTCTTGCTCCAGCGCCACACGCTTCGGCCCACCTCGTCCAGGCACTGTTGCCGCAAACTCCAGGGAAGGACGATGCGGGGCCGACTAGACGAGGACGCCTCGTCGGCGGCATCCGTGCCGTTTTTAGGTACCGGCGGTGCCATGGCTGCTGCGTGCGAGCGCTTTCGTTTTGCGTACTCTTTGAGCTACTCGAGGAGTCGGCGGCAGCGCTTGCTTCCATGCGGAGGCTGTTTTTCCTTTTGCGGCGCGCAGGCAGCTCGACCGACGATAAAAAGCGGGAACGCGCGCGGCTGCCTCTCGCTCGGATCACGCCGCGTGCACGTGAACAGTCGTGCCGGCGACCTTCTCTTCCAAcgccgcgcgcgcgctcggcgtgCCGGGAAGAGACCACCAACCAGCTGCTGGGAGAGGGGCGTACGCGGTCGGTTACGTCACGTCCAGAGCGTGCGACTTCCGCCGAGGTCGTCAACAACGCCGCGGCTGCCTTCGCAGAAAGCGTCGCCCGGTGTAGCCCCTTCGCGGGCCCCCGCGTGCGGTGTTGCTAAGCCAGCAGCCATTACGGTTACGAAGATATCCCCCCGCGCTCAAACGGGTTTTCGGGCCGATGTCGGTCGCGCTCGGCCCTTTCTCTGCCGAACGGGGGCTGCCGCGTGGTTGCGATCCGTCCTTGAGAAAGGCTCTGCATACGGCCCGTTCTGGTACACCGGCAACAAAGGGGCCCGGCGCCATGTTCAACGACGCGCACTTGCGCCAGTAGCAGCGATCTCCTCCCCGGCTGATGCCGGGCAACAATCGCCGCCGCCTATCTTCGCTAGGCCAGAACCACCGTGGCAATAACTCGGCTTGCGTCCGCGCACCTATTTAGTCTCGCTTCTGTTTCGATTAAAACTGTTTTGGGAGGTATTTTATTGTACCTGAGGGAGGCTCCGGCTAGTATTCTCTGACGTGTAGAAAAATCGCTCCGAATTCTACAGAGTGAAAttctcgagaagaaaaaaaaaaaagagagaaggaaaggaaaatgtGAAAAGAGTTAGTGGCTTTCTAAGCCATCCTAGGTGCCACGAGGTCATTTAGGCCGTTTCGCATGACTCACGGGCCGAAAATGCCTACAATATTTCACAGatacttcatttttatttttatgctcTATAGGTAGCGTCGGTTGGGCTGCACTTCCttccattttcttcttcttttctttttttaacgattATTCGTTCGAGCTACTAAACCTTGCCAAGATGCTGATAATAGTTACACCAATATTTGAGGCCATACCAGGCAGCTGGTTCTCTTTTGAAAACGCGGCCGCTGCAAGAACGAGTTTCTGATGCAGATCATTACGAAGGGCTTGGCATTGATGTCGATTGTGCTTGTTGTAATGTTACtttctaaaataaaataaatgcgctAATTCTTTATCAAGAATCATGaattcgtcaaaaagaaagaaagtatcaCATAGATTGAAAAGCTGACTTGCCATCGAACGTatctcttctttattttatgttattttattttattttttcaaaaggACTTCGCGTTCTTTAAGAACACAGTATTACTAGCATCTGTGGCACTAGGAAACCTTTGAATTTCTGGGAGAGAACGGTGCTACAAGTTTTTGTGCACATTGCTGTGTTCAGAATCTAGAGGAACCCGTAATAGTGGTGTGTAGATATTtaacgatgtgtgtgtgttgtgctatgtgttctctctctctcccccttccccatctttcatcttcccaatccctctcccatgtgtagggtagcaaaccggttaatctaaactggttaacctccctgcctttccttctccactttttccttccttccttccttccttccttaacgCTTCGACTGCGGGTTGCTTTCTGTCTATCTCGTTTCTTTATCCACGCACAAGGAGGTGTTTCCACGTTCGAGCAACGTCGGTCATCGTTTCATCGTTTGCGTTGTAACAATCAATTACCAAGAAATGCCTGACGCGATACAAGACGCAGCTGCAATTAGCGCTCAGATGGCGCCGTTAAACGTTCATTATCCAAATACTGAGGAAGAAACTCGATGTAGCGCATCCGCATTTTATACTCACTTTCATAAGCATTTCTAACAGGACTATTGTCCAAAAGCACTGGCAGCAGCATCTAGAGAACACGGCACACAGCAGACATACATAATCGATTGCATTAAAATACGAGGCGCTTTCACGTAGTGCAAAAGATGTCCAATAGTGATCCGGGATGTTGCAGACTTCTCGCCGACTTGAGAAATCGCTGAAGAATTTACTGCGCTTCTTCCCAGTATACACCGTGATAAGGATATTCTCGTTGAATACAGTggccttttgtttttttctgagtCGAtgtcaaaaaagaatttctgcaTTAACAATTGTATTTTTTTACGCCCACTGTAGAAGCATTTGCGTGGAAGTTTACCCGAAGTCAAATGGTTGATTATAATAAAGCCGATAGTGCCTTTCACCATTAAATTATACACTGAATCATTGTAAATATCTAGCTCATTAGACCTAGGTTACAACTGCCCATGCTATTCTTCCCCACAGCTCTCGTTTTGACACTCGCCCCTAACCTGACGCCGGAGACAATTTTGACGCAGTTGGATCGCCTGACAGCAACCGTCATGTCATTGTATCCGCGAGAAACAATAGGTAGCTGTCagcagcacaacaggagatgccagTGCTTCCGGCGGCTTGCACGGGAGTTGGGTTGCATCTTCTGTTCTGCACGTTAGCCACGACAGCGAGAATAGTTTCGTGACAGGCGCAAGTACTGACGTGGAAACAAAAGGTATGCTTGGTCGGGGCAGACTTTTAACATTTTTTCCTACAAGCCCTAGGCATTTATTCGCTGAGCGACTTTCTGACGGTGGTTTTGCCTCATTTACTTCATCTGCATCCCACTACGTCACTGCTAAGCACATGCAGCTGGCTTGTAACATTCACAATTTTCTGAAGCGTCCTCAGCATGACGGTTCTCTGTACGTTCACACGCAGAACTATGGCTATGATTGGGCTATGGTtgggcgtcgcgtttaccaatgcCTGCGCGTTCCGCATAggcagtacagtgtgcagagacaatgGCTTTCAATCTTACTGAAAcagttggacgaccagcctctgtcAGAAGGAAGAATTCtgaaacatcgacgcgacttTGACCGCATCAGAAGACCGTGCAAGCGCtcctgcgcttcttgagatcgaccggcctgtgtgaacgcctgtgattggaacgctttttctgttacctgtttccttttctctttttttctttccttttttgtctttttttgttcCGTTTATTACTTCTatcgctctttgtcgtctttacaatCTCCTATatcca includes:
- the LOC126547121 gene encoding uncharacterized protein: MAPPVPKNGTDAADEASSSSRPRIVLPWSLRQQCLDEVGRSVWRWSKSLDEESEPRTPATPIADNPFAECPLHVRQDLLECILDDEARSPAVRRVAELLLVCGVESFDLSCLDDCSTADLQFILALLQENGSSLCQLTVSGLWMYSPESDEIVKRLLTSARNLRVLRIQEIYRNNLEALVRSCPLLQRLEVMHHSINAEDIASVAQIVQREGLSIQRSLMEVRLPSSVNGEGVISLIETFPNLQIIRCVYLEAVLDSLDVRASTGSREWWVRRLSRVHALQSGQSMGSGSVERLVAWFPGLEEVVLHVQEDMNVRELAKLKRLRSLELRNSQTIPSSYTDDVLPLLALCGKRLLRLGLEHFDVVDLARTDIMCPDLESLSLRWFILLGCTSPTVSSRMAAARPFQNLRELRLRPRVGRAVPREACDLLLSHCQNIRHLELFSCTGLTDSLAAALCKRNGFASLKTVRLRHGHGLTANGLQCFLSRASKLKFWNAGKITRRSSLSDDDEDVDAGGDIVGDQ